Proteins encoded in a region of the Sebastes fasciatus isolate fSebFas1 chromosome 9, fSebFas1.pri, whole genome shotgun sequence genome:
- the LOC141774329 gene encoding calmodulin-like isoform X3, translating to MAEYLTEEQIAEYKKVFGVFDKSGDGKITTKELGKVLSSAGHNPTEKGLQEIIKAVDTDGNGTIEFKEFLTMMVEEPIKEAFRIIDKDGSGCISPAELREVMTNVKVKMTAEEVDKIIKEVDTDGDGRISYKEFVKMMMQK from the exons GCTGAATATCTTACAGAAGAGCAGATTGCTG aGTACAAGAAGGTATTTGGCGTCTTTGACAAGAGTGGAGATGGCAAAATCACCACCAAAGAGCTGGGCAAAGTTTTGTCCTCTGCGGGCCATAATCCCACAGAGAAAGGGCTGCAGGAGATAATCAAGGCAGTGGATACTGATG GAAATGGAACGATAGAGTTCAAAGAGTTCCTCACCATGATGGTCGAGGAGCCGATCAAAGAAGCATTCCGTATCATTGACAAG GATGGCAGTGGATGCATCAGTCCCGCTGAGCTGCGCGAAGTGATGACAAACGTTAAGGTGAAGATGACTGCTGAAGAAGTGGACAAGATTATCAAAGAAGTAGACACTGACGGAGATGGACGAATCAGCTATAAAG AGTTCGTAAAAATGATGATGCAGAAGTAG
- the LOC141774329 gene encoding calmodulin-like isoform X2: protein MAEYLTEEQIAEYKKVFGVFDKSGDGKITTKELGKVLSSAGHNPTEKGLQEIIKAVDTDGNGTIEFKEFLTMMVEEPIKEAFRIIDKDGSGCISPAELREVMTNVKVKMTAEEVDKIIKEVDTDGDGRISYKEFVKMMMQK, encoded by the exons ATG GCTGAATATCTTACAGAAGAGCAGATTGCTG aGTACAAGAAGGTATTTGGCGTCTTTGACAAGAGTGGAGATGGCAAAATCACCACCAAAGAGCTGGGCAAAGTTTTGTCCTCTGCGGGCCATAATCCCACAGAGAAAGGGCTGCAGGAGATAATCAAGGCAGTGGATACTGATG GAAATGGAACGATAGAGTTCAAAGAGTTCCTCACCATGATGGTCGAGGAGCCGATCAAAGAAGCATTCCGTATCATTGACAAG GATGGCAGTGGATGCATCAGTCCCGCTGAGCTGCGCGAAGTGATGACAAACGTTAAGGTGAAGATGACTGCTGAAGAAGTGGACAAGATTATCAAAGAAGTAGACACTGACGGAGATGGACGAATCAGCTATAAAG AGTTCGTAAAAATGATGATGCAGAAGTAG